One Candidatus Sulfotelmatobacter sp. genomic region harbors:
- a CDS encoding GntR family transcriptional regulator — MIANAPVARQTKSEQCATSARTVRFALAGKERSSLHVGWQGLGTSLAPRLLPMMAPSFPDPDRAPSPARRSVDEIVSALRDAITRGGYQPNERLVEEELARGLGTNRAVVRGALAVLTQEGLVVRERNRGARVRAISPEEAIEILEARQALEGVVARRAAERITGEQAESLTALIAQMRAKQKSGELLEYSELNARFHRTIRGIAGHTASEKLLTLLQSQAVRYQFRTVLKPGRSSESLAEHAAILEALIARDPQAAETAARRHVAGVIEAVRAIVLMRLPT, encoded by the coding sequence GTGATCGCCAACGCGCCGGTCGCGCGCCAGACGAAGTCCGAGCAGTGCGCGACCAGCGCCAGAACCGTGCGATTTGCCTTAGCGGGCAAGGAGCGCTCCTCTCTTCACGTGGGGTGGCAAGGACTGGGGACATCTCTGGCGCCAAGATTGCTGCCAATGATGGCGCCATCGTTTCCCGACCCGGACAGGGCTCCTTCCCCCGCTCGGCGCTCGGTCGACGAGATCGTCTCGGCGCTGCGCGACGCGATCACCAGAGGCGGCTACCAGCCCAATGAGCGTTTGGTCGAGGAAGAGCTGGCCCGCGGCCTCGGGACGAATCGCGCCGTCGTCCGCGGCGCGCTGGCCGTCCTCACCCAGGAAGGCCTGGTCGTCCGCGAGCGCAATCGCGGCGCGCGGGTGCGGGCGATCAGCCCGGAGGAAGCGATCGAGATCCTCGAGGCGCGTCAGGCGCTCGAGGGCGTCGTGGCTCGGCGTGCGGCGGAGCGAATCACCGGCGAGCAGGCCGAGTCGCTCACCGCTCTCATCGCTCAGATGCGGGCCAAACAAAAGAGCGGCGAGCTCCTCGAGTACTCCGAGCTCAACGCCCGGTTTCACCGCACGATCCGCGGCATCGCGGGCCACACCGCCAGCGAGAAGCTGCTCACGCTGCTGCAGTCGCAGGCCGTCCGCTACCAGTTCCGCACCGTGCTCAAGCCCGGCCGCTCGAGCGAATCGCTCGCCGAGCACGCCGCGATCCTCGAGGCGCTGATCGCGCGCGACCCGCAAGCGGCCGAAACCGCGGCGCGCAGGCATGTCGCAGGCGTCATCGAGGCGGTGCGCGCGATTGTGTTGATGCGACTGCCGACCTGA
- a CDS encoding PIG-L family deacetylase: protein MAITSAAGGRAIVLALSYGERGESGELWKQPNQTVENVKAIRHAEASRAAQAVGAEFTCLDYSDYPLIMDQSRMEHVVELVREIAPDVLITQTEQDPFNPDHPVANAVALTARQLTSGAGVAAAFTINKPPAIYYCEPHQTELSGFVPNCFLDITAVADKKREAMRSMASQEYLQRYYAERMEHRANHARRVSGDQSVKFAEAYHRVFPDLVRAL from the coding sequence TTGGCGATCACCAGCGCGGCCGGCGGGCGCGCCATCGTCCTCGCCCTCTCGTACGGCGAGCGCGGCGAGTCCGGTGAACTGTGGAAACAGCCCAACCAGACCGTCGAGAACGTCAAGGCGATCCGGCACGCCGAAGCCTCGCGCGCGGCGCAAGCCGTCGGCGCGGAGTTCACCTGCCTGGACTATAGCGACTATCCGCTGATCATGGACCAGTCGCGGATGGAGCACGTCGTCGAGCTGGTTCGCGAGATCGCGCCGGACGTGCTGATCACGCAAACCGAGCAGGACCCGTTCAATCCCGACCACCCGGTCGCGAACGCCGTGGCGCTGACCGCGCGGCAATTGACGTCGGGCGCCGGCGTGGCCGCCGCCTTCACGATCAACAAGCCGCCCGCAATCTACTATTGCGAGCCGCACCAGACCGAACTGAGCGGCTTCGTCCCCAACTGCTTTCTCGACATCACCGCCGTTGCCGACAAGAAGCGCGAGGCGATGCGGTCGATGGCCTCACAAGAGTACCTGCAGCGCTACTACGCGGAGCGTATGGAGCACCGTGCGAACCACGCGCGGCGCGTGAGCGGCGATCAGTCGGTGAAGTTCGCCGAAGCGTACCACCGCGTGTTCCCCGATCTGGTGCGCGCGCTGTGA
- a CDS encoding 4-carboxy-4-hydroxy-2-oxoadipate aldolase/oxaloacetate decarboxylase has translation MTTNEELARLGVATVYEAAGRQGLIDVEWLQLLPGSRVAGPARNALCGQDDNLMVHAIVEHVQPGEIVVLAMPEPRPVALIGELLVTQLRKRGAAGILCDASVRDVEELREMGLPIWTRYVRVRGATKTIPGSLNVSVSVGGATIRPGDTVVLDADGACVVPAERVGEVLTASRSRAEKERGSRERYERGELSLDINNLREAANATPPAPSDAEIRT, from the coding sequence GTGACGACCAACGAAGAGCTGGCGCGGCTGGGCGTGGCGACGGTCTACGAGGCGGCGGGGCGGCAAGGGCTGATCGACGTCGAGTGGCTGCAGCTGCTCCCGGGCAGCCGCGTCGCCGGCCCGGCGCGCAACGCGCTGTGCGGCCAAGACGACAACCTGATGGTCCATGCGATCGTCGAGCACGTGCAGCCTGGCGAGATCGTCGTGCTGGCGATGCCCGAGCCGCGGCCGGTCGCGCTCATCGGCGAGCTGCTGGTGACGCAGCTGCGCAAACGCGGCGCAGCAGGGATCCTCTGCGACGCATCGGTACGCGACGTCGAGGAGTTGCGCGAAATGGGGCTGCCCATTTGGACTCGCTACGTGCGCGTGCGCGGCGCCACTAAAACGATTCCGGGCTCGCTCAACGTGTCGGTCTCAGTCGGCGGCGCGACGATTCGTCCCGGCGATACGGTCGTGCTCGACGCCGACGGCGCGTGCGTCGTCCCAGCCGAGCGGGTCGGCGAGGTGCTCACCGCTTCGCGTAGCCGGGCCGAGAAAGAACGCGGTTCGCGCGAGCGCTACGAGCGTGGCGAGCTCTCGCTCGACATCAACAACCTGCGCGAAGCGGCGAACGCGACACCACCCGCGCCATCCGACGCCGAGATTCGCACCTAA
- a CDS encoding LuxR C-terminal-related transcriptional regulator translates to MKDTYAICVRAQRSEIDLELERTAAHMPERTPCRLALRGMQVALSGNVARGISCLERAILCAPTDERRYFVDLAVPLMVTAGDIDGAERLLSNEPTRADSQWPALSASQAVIAALRGDFEKSKALASQSLSEVQGPRHTRILGRVLHRVALAAFYQRAFDDAYQLALQAVTTHEQLGSPRNAAVGYSLLYALAHDWLYDSDLALHYAESMASSANRSGDIALEHCALIYQLGLITENADEQRFASLRAQLLATPLKEQYRERLNYAVSDAIGHIWWRRFDVARKVVLPLADDPRLSEAERSLCSAIIALCYAGSGDTEVAKKIAHIIIGRTARYDSAETVVQRTLRTFARILAACTCILVGEVTRGRRALSSAFDPGSYFVELSARALDEHSAPPRLRGYARAINTVREVLHSRRLPLALTPAEVRILHMLPEGASLARIAVELDRSRSTVARHVASIYGKLRASNRTQAITRARELGLMP, encoded by the coding sequence GTGAAGGACACATACGCCATCTGTGTTCGGGCGCAGCGATCAGAAATCGACCTTGAACTCGAGCGCACGGCAGCCCACATGCCCGAGCGTACGCCATGCAGGTTAGCTTTGCGTGGTATGCAGGTCGCTTTGAGCGGCAACGTGGCACGCGGCATATCATGTCTCGAAAGGGCGATCTTGTGCGCGCCTACAGATGAGCGCCGCTATTTTGTCGATCTCGCGGTGCCTCTGATGGTCACGGCCGGCGATATTGACGGTGCTGAGAGACTTTTAAGCAACGAGCCTACTCGCGCCGACAGCCAATGGCCAGCCCTATCCGCCAGCCAGGCCGTTATCGCCGCCCTTCGCGGTGATTTCGAGAAAAGCAAAGCGCTCGCAAGCCAATCTCTAAGCGAGGTTCAGGGACCACGCCACACTCGAATCCTCGGACGCGTCCTTCATCGCGTTGCGCTCGCAGCGTTTTATCAGCGAGCCTTTGACGACGCCTACCAATTGGCGTTGCAAGCCGTAACGACTCATGAACAACTCGGATCGCCTCGAAATGCCGCTGTCGGCTACTCTCTTCTTTACGCGCTAGCCCACGATTGGCTCTACGATTCGGATCTTGCTCTGCATTATGCGGAGTCGATGGCAAGCAGCGCCAATCGATCGGGAGACATTGCGTTAGAACATTGCGCCTTGATATATCAGCTCGGCCTTATTACAGAGAACGCCGATGAGCAACGATTCGCCTCGCTACGAGCGCAGCTGCTGGCTACTCCACTCAAAGAACAGTATCGGGAGCGACTTAACTACGCTGTCAGCGATGCCATAGGACATATCTGGTGGCGGCGTTTTGATGTTGCTCGCAAAGTCGTACTACCTTTGGCCGATGATCCCCGTCTGTCCGAAGCCGAGCGTTCTCTTTGCAGTGCGATAATTGCCCTTTGCTACGCTGGATCGGGAGATACAGAAGTGGCGAAGAAGATCGCGCACATTATTATTGGAAGAACAGCTCGTTATGATTCGGCAGAGACCGTTGTCCAGCGCACCTTGCGCACGTTTGCACGAATACTCGCCGCATGTACTTGTATTTTGGTAGGCGAGGTTACGCGCGGACGACGGGCTCTTTCTAGCGCATTCGATCCCGGAAGTTATTTTGTTGAGCTCTCGGCGCGCGCGCTGGACGAGCATAGCGCACCCCCTCGGTTGCGTGGCTATGCTCGTGCCATTAACACGGTCCGCGAGGTGCTGCATAGCCGACGCTTGCCACTTGCGCTGACGCCAGCGGAAGTTCGGATTCTCCACATGCTGCCCGAGGGGGCATCCCTCGCTAGAATCGCCGTTGAGCTTGATCGGTCACGTTCGACCGTGGCGCGTCACGTCGCGTCGATCTATGGCAAGCTGAGAGCCTCGAACCGTACCCAAGCCATCACCCGGGCTAGAGAACTGGGCCTTATGCCCTAA
- a CDS encoding HD-GYP domain-containing protein — protein MGAIANACAEIGDLGKRHDFDPAALLLFLEFAQVQVELQLSDDSGNPHENVAIASALAMLRARDEATCAHSQATATWARRLGEAMHLPATTIDRISKSAILHDVGKISVPDSILMREGPLDATAWSIMQRHASFGADILCEIPSLAPYAPVVRAHHERIDGTGYPYGLQGEEICIEARVVAVADGFHAMISDRPYRKAMTVGQAMETLRAGAGMQWDADVVDVMVCVAAVHRSRAVDADLALAPVPGDEGTLRTSSSSLAG, from the coding sequence GTGGGCGCGATAGCCAACGCTTGCGCAGAAATAGGCGACCTAGGTAAGCGCCACGATTTCGATCCCGCGGCGCTGTTGCTTTTCCTTGAGTTCGCGCAGGTGCAGGTCGAGTTGCAGCTCAGCGATGATTCGGGCAACCCCCATGAGAATGTCGCCATCGCAAGCGCTCTTGCCATGCTGCGCGCGCGCGACGAAGCTACCTGTGCGCATTCACAAGCTACGGCGACTTGGGCGCGGCGTCTCGGCGAAGCGATGCACTTGCCGGCAACAACGATCGATCGGATCTCGAAGTCCGCAATTCTGCACGACGTTGGAAAAATCAGCGTCCCAGACTCGATCCTAATGCGAGAAGGGCCACTCGACGCGACTGCCTGGTCCATTATGCAGCGCCACGCGAGCTTCGGCGCCGATATCCTCTGCGAGATTCCCTCGCTCGCTCCGTACGCTCCTGTGGTGCGAGCACACCACGAGCGAATAGACGGAACGGGTTACCCATATGGGCTTCAGGGTGAGGAGATCTGCATCGAAGCACGGGTTGTAGCGGTGGCGGACGGCTTCCATGCTATGATCAGCGATCGACCTTATCGGAAAGCGATGACAGTCGGTCAGGCTATGGAAACGCTTCGTGCTGGTGCAGGAATGCAGTGGGATGCGGACGTGGTTGATGTGATGGTCTGCGTCGCGGCAGTACACCGCAGCCGCGCTGTCGACGCTGACCTTGCATTAGCCCCCGTACCAGGAGACGAGGGGACCTTGCGGACTTCCTCAAGCTCGCTGGCCGGCTAA
- a CDS encoding LuxR C-terminal-related transcriptional regulator has protein sequence MQAALSGDVAGGIALLRRAISLTPGREARYYVDLAVPLMLSAGRFDEADVFLSTEYLERDELSPAIDALRAVVLARQGRDDLSRELAEKALIIARAQEKPTILARVLQRSAASAFHREEFGEAQERAVEAARLYEQLGSFRNAATAYSLLYVIAKGWLDDPEIARLYAERLTMSSERSGDVAMQNYGLICQLGLAVEMADERRFGSLRARLLANPLQEQYRERYPYVVSEAVVHMWSGRFESARAALELLASDGQRTLAERSTCEALIALCDAARSDVADAKRRSHLVLSRTAHRSGPEPLHEWQIRRVARIVAACTCILVGENVRGRRALSRTFDPQRIFTNFATSKLLDERNVPASMRGYARAINSACEAALRHQPPLGLTPAELQILRLLPEGATLAQIAQSFGRSRKTIARHVEAIYDKLEVSNRTQAVQRARELGLNA, from the coding sequence ATGCAGGCCGCGCTGAGCGGCGACGTGGCTGGCGGGATCGCTTTGCTCCGGCGAGCGATTTCGCTCACGCCGGGCCGAGAGGCTCGTTACTATGTCGACCTCGCGGTCCCGCTAATGCTTAGCGCAGGGCGCTTTGATGAAGCCGATGTGTTTCTGAGCACCGAGTACTTGGAACGCGACGAGCTTTCTCCCGCGATTGACGCCCTGCGAGCTGTTGTTCTTGCTAGACAGGGTCGAGATGATCTTAGTCGTGAACTCGCCGAGAAAGCTCTCATAATTGCGCGCGCGCAAGAGAAGCCGACGATACTCGCACGAGTCTTGCAGCGTAGTGCGGCTTCCGCCTTTCACCGCGAGGAGTTCGGTGAAGCGCAAGAACGGGCTGTCGAAGCTGCTCGGCTATATGAACAGCTCGGCTCATTTCGAAATGCCGCCACCGCGTACTCGTTACTTTACGTTATCGCAAAGGGCTGGCTCGACGATCCCGAAATCGCCCGCTTGTATGCTGAGCGGCTCACGATGAGCTCTGAACGGTCCGGCGACGTCGCGATGCAGAACTACGGCCTGATCTGCCAACTCGGTCTTGCAGTAGAAATGGCAGACGAGCGACGTTTCGGATCCCTTCGAGCTAGACTTCTGGCAAACCCACTTCAAGAGCAGTATCGCGAACGCTATCCGTATGTCGTCTCAGAAGCGGTGGTCCACATGTGGTCCGGTCGCTTCGAGTCCGCGAGAGCAGCTCTCGAGTTATTAGCTAGCGATGGGCAGCGGACGCTTGCCGAACGTTCCACCTGCGAGGCGCTCATTGCACTTTGCGATGCCGCGCGAAGCGATGTTGCGGATGCAAAACGTAGGTCGCACTTAGTTCTAAGTCGTACCGCCCATCGATCCGGCCCAGAGCCACTTCACGAGTGGCAAATTCGGCGAGTGGCGCGCATTGTTGCTGCTTGCACTTGCATTCTCGTCGGTGAAAATGTTCGAGGTCGACGCGCGCTCTCACGAACATTTGACCCTCAACGAATTTTTACCAATTTTGCCACCTCTAAGCTGCTTGATGAGCGAAACGTCCCGGCCTCCATGCGCGGATACGCTCGGGCCATTAACTCGGCTTGCGAAGCAGCGCTACGCCATCAACCTCCTTTAGGCCTCACACCAGCGGAACTTCAAATTCTCCGATTACTCCCCGAAGGCGCGACATTGGCGCAAATCGCCCAAAGCTTCGGACGCTCCCGCAAGACAATTGCTCGCCACGTTGAGGCAATCTACGACAAGCTCGAGGTCTCTAATCGAACGCAGGCGGTCCAGCGAGCGAGAGAGCTCGGGCTGAATGCATGA
- a CDS encoding M48 family metalloprotease — protein sequence MKRLGGRILLGVAAGFGLGYALVRTAQAGADRRRPAPTLADRDPGRYAAARRALMIAGLARGVASQATVAFVLADPLERALAPVPRALRAPVFALAVLLLDDLRDVGTEYIEGHQFERVYGTSDQSAQSWLEDHLKGAAVAAVITALLALLGDALVRSAPRRWPWFAIAGTPPLLALATVIAPTFIMPLFNRYEPVTGDLEDRIRALAARYGVGDASILRFDMSKQTKKANAFVTGVLGTERIALADTLVSAFPADETLFVVAHELGHYVRRDPWTGIALGTVGVAAALLGADGLVRATTGRGIDGPAQGSRLLFWASLIQLAVMPAANAASRALERRADRFAVAATGDPTAGVRAFQRLGEQNLAEFEPPRWAEVLFSSHPSLASRIWALQTIV from the coding sequence GTGAAGCGACTCGGAGGACGGATTTTGCTCGGCGTCGCGGCTGGTTTCGGCCTCGGGTACGCGCTCGTACGGACCGCGCAGGCGGGTGCAGATCGCCGGCGACCCGCGCCGACGCTCGCCGATCGCGACCCGGGGCGTTACGCGGCGGCGCGGCGTGCGCTGATGATTGCCGGCTTGGCGCGCGGCGTCGCGTCGCAGGCGACGGTCGCGTTCGTGCTTGCCGATCCCCTAGAGCGAGCACTCGCCCCGGTTCCGCGTGCGTTGCGCGCGCCGGTGTTCGCGCTCGCGGTTCTGTTGCTTGACGATCTGCGCGACGTGGGCACCGAGTACATTGAGGGGCACCAGTTCGAGCGCGTCTACGGCACCTCGGATCAGTCGGCACAGAGCTGGCTCGAGGATCACCTCAAAGGCGCGGCGGTCGCGGCCGTGATCACCGCGCTTCTGGCGCTGCTCGGCGACGCGCTCGTCCGGAGCGCGCCGCGCCGCTGGCCGTGGTTCGCGATCGCCGGGACCCCCCCGCTGCTCGCGCTGGCGACGGTGATCGCGCCGACCTTCATCATGCCGCTCTTCAACCGCTACGAGCCGGTCACGGGCGACCTCGAAGACCGGATCCGGGCGCTGGCCGCCCGCTACGGCGTCGGCGACGCCTCGATTCTGCGCTTCGACATGAGCAAACAGACGAAAAAAGCCAACGCGTTCGTGACCGGCGTGCTCGGCACCGAACGGATCGCGCTGGCCGATACGCTCGTGTCCGCCTTTCCCGCCGACGAGACGCTCTTCGTCGTGGCACACGAGCTCGGACACTACGTGCGGCGTGACCCGTGGACGGGCATCGCGCTCGGCACCGTCGGCGTCGCTGCCGCGCTGCTGGGCGCCGATGGGCTCGTCCGGGCGACGACGGGACGCGGCATCGACGGGCCGGCACAGGGTTCGCGGCTGCTGTTCTGGGCGTCGCTGATCCAGCTCGCCGTCATGCCGGCGGCCAACGCCGCGTCGCGTGCCCTCGAGCGGCGGGCAGATCGGTTCGCCGTCGCGGCGACCGGCGATCCGACCGCCGGGGTGCGGGCCTTCCAGCGTTTGGGCGAGCAGAATCTGGCCGAGTTCGAGCCGCCACGCTGGGCCGAGGTGCTGTTCTCGTCCCATCCCTCGTTGGCTTCACGCATCTGGGCACTGCAGACAATCGTTTAA
- a CDS encoding HD-GYP domain-containing protein → MHVRSVAHSPSFLARFAIVLFFSAALAAVLLAFALETVHRRSVESDETLDALSRVEQVLTPVVDRYSRGRALAADVATAAQAGEVFGYVTEVRVYDDRGRPIVPAGAPPDAAAVTQALHAEDWFSVDRGTMRIAYAPLTTTDGRHTYVVAVVLSRGQMGARVNSEGWIVAATTGGAILIVFVSLLALAIEASRELHRRRREAQATFVEGLATFARLLDLRDPYTAGHSERVAVYSRALAAEMRLPAAQVDVIADAALLHDLGKIAVPDAILFKPARLTDEERGAMELHPTVGAEILSGIGTLEEVVPCVLHHHEHVDGSGYPQGLRTDEIPLGARIIAVADAFDAMTTDRPYRRARTAEEAVQELHRCVGSQFDAACVTAFAALAARGAVVPPPSRDEPAFGRKIELQQPSG, encoded by the coding sequence ATGCACGTACGCTCGGTAGCGCACTCACCGAGCTTTCTCGCCCGCTTCGCGATCGTGCTGTTCTTCAGCGCGGCGCTCGCGGCCGTGCTGCTGGCGTTTGCCCTCGAGACCGTCCACCGGCGCTCGGTCGAGTCCGACGAGACCCTCGACGCCCTCTCGCGGGTCGAGCAGGTCCTCACGCCGGTCGTCGACCGCTATAGCCGCGGCCGGGCGCTCGCGGCCGATGTGGCCACGGCGGCGCAGGCCGGCGAGGTCTTCGGCTACGTCACCGAGGTCCGCGTCTACGACGACCGCGGTCGCCCGATCGTCCCGGCCGGCGCGCCGCCCGACGCGGCCGCGGTGACGCAGGCGCTACACGCGGAAGACTGGTTCTCCGTCGACCGCGGCACGATGCGGATCGCGTACGCACCGCTCACCACCACCGACGGGCGCCACACCTACGTCGTCGCGGTCGTGCTCTCGCGCGGCCAAATGGGTGCGCGCGTCAACAGCGAGGGCTGGATCGTCGCCGCGACGACCGGCGGTGCGATCCTCATCGTCTTCGTCTCGCTGTTGGCGCTCGCGATCGAGGCTTCGCGCGAGCTGCACCGGCGCCGGCGCGAGGCGCAGGCGACGTTCGTCGAGGGGCTCGCGACGTTCGCGCGGCTGCTCGACCTGCGCGACCCGTATACCGCGGGACACTCCGAGCGGGTCGCGGTCTACTCGCGCGCCCTGGCGGCGGAGATGCGCCTGCCGGCGGCCCAGGTCGACGTCATCGCCGACGCCGCGCTCTTGCACGACCTGGGCAAGATCGCGGTCCCGGATGCGATCCTCTTCAAACCGGCGCGGCTCACCGACGAGGAGCGCGGCGCGATGGAGCTGCACCCGACGGTCGGCGCCGAGATCCTTTCCGGCATCGGCACCCTCGAAGAAGTGGTGCCGTGCGTGCTGCATCACCACGAGCACGTCGACGGCAGTGGGTACCCGCAGGGGCTGCGCACCGACGAGATCCCGCTGGGCGCCCGCATCATCGCCGTCGCCGACGCATTCGACGCGATGACGACCGACCGGCCGTATCGGCGTGCCCGCACGGCCGAAGAAGCGGTCCAGGAGTTGCACCGCTGCGTCGGCTCGCAGTTCGACGCCGCCTGCGTAACGGCGTTCGCCGCGCTGGCCGCGCGCGGCGCGGTGGTGCCGCCGCCCTCGCGCGACGAGCCGGCGTTCGGCCGCAAGATCGAGCTGCAGCAGCCCTCGGGTTAG
- a CDS encoding DUF2461 domain-containing protein — MSSRNADPLDLKVAFRFLRGLARNNDRTWFHAHRADWDAHVRHGFEDLVTMLLLEGARADDRLRHVDPRACLFRLANDTRFHTGKAPYKTWLSAWMSPGGKNGAYAGYYMHLAPGNRSHVSAGIYVPTKPALHGLRSAFAEDGKVAREFDRILRARALAPYLPLETHPLRVTPRGFPKAHPRLGLIRARNYLIERELTDDELLQRGAFAVVRDMIRATAPFVRWLDARANEGSRVFEAEDEEW; from the coding sequence ATGTCATCACGCAACGCTGATCCGCTCGACCTCAAGGTCGCCTTTCGCTTCCTGCGCGGCCTGGCGCGGAACAACGACCGCACGTGGTTCCACGCGCACCGTGCCGACTGGGACGCGCACGTCCGCCACGGCTTCGAAGACTTGGTCACCATGCTGCTGCTCGAGGGCGCGCGCGCCGACGACCGGCTGCGCCACGTCGACCCGCGCGCGTGCTTGTTCCGACTGGCGAACGATACCCGCTTCCATACCGGGAAGGCACCCTACAAGACCTGGCTGTCGGCGTGGATGTCGCCGGGCGGGAAGAACGGCGCGTACGCGGGCTACTACATGCACCTGGCGCCGGGCAATCGCAGCCACGTCTCGGCCGGCATCTACGTGCCGACGAAGCCGGCGCTGCACGGCCTGCGCTCGGCGTTCGCCGAGGACGGGAAGGTCGCGCGCGAGTTCGACCGCATCCTGCGCGCGCGCGCGCTGGCGCCGTACCTACCGCTCGAAACGCACCCGCTGCGCGTCACCCCGCGCGGCTTTCCAAAGGCGCATCCGCGGCTGGGGCTGATTCGCGCCCGCAACTATCTGATCGAGCGCGAGCTGACCGACGACGAGCTGTTGCAGCGCGGTGCCTTCGCGGTCGTGCGCGACATGATCCGCGCCACGGCACCGTTCGTGCGCTGGCTCGATGCCCGCGCCAACGAAGGATCGCGCGTGTTCGAAGCCGAGGATGAGGAGTGGTGA
- a CDS encoding glycosyltransferase has translation MTPRTIVAGLHLRWDGVWQRPQQLLSRIARSIPVVVVEEPFPAHEDRDAVIHDGPVTIVRPLRRRGWAPPFVDDAAIAAARGFAGDGPHGVWLSTPMLDALADAFAARPLIYDVMDELAQFDFAPDGIAARDRALVERADIVFTGGRSLYAARAAAGPKVHCEPSGVELERFAADVTPHPLTAQLVGPVFGYVGVIDERIDVALIEALADGVPGGHVILVGPIVKIDAALLPRRANVHFTGGVPYDGLPSWLAGFDVALLPFARNRATEFISPTKTLEYFAAGKPVISTPIADVVAEFGDTVYLAQDATGFVAAACEALHPSPVRLARGREHARARTWDAIAHRMLDVITQR, from the coding sequence GTGACGCCGCGTACCATCGTCGCCGGGCTGCACCTGCGCTGGGACGGCGTTTGGCAACGCCCGCAGCAGCTGCTTTCGCGCATCGCGCGCAGCATCCCGGTCGTGGTGGTCGAGGAGCCCTTCCCGGCGCACGAGGATCGCGACGCGGTCATCCACGACGGGCCGGTGACGATCGTGCGTCCCCTGCGCCGGCGCGGCTGGGCACCGCCGTTCGTCGACGACGCCGCGATCGCGGCGGCACGCGGGTTCGCCGGCGACGGCCCGCACGGCGTGTGGCTCTCCACGCCGATGCTCGACGCGCTGGCGGACGCCTTCGCCGCGCGGCCGCTGATCTACGACGTGATGGACGAGCTGGCGCAGTTCGACTTCGCGCCCGACGGCATCGCCGCGCGCGATCGCGCGCTGGTCGAGCGTGCCGACATCGTCTTCACCGGTGGCCGCTCGCTCTACGCGGCGCGCGCCGCGGCCGGCCCGAAGGTACACTGCGAGCCCAGCGGCGTCGAGTTGGAGCGCTTCGCCGCCGACGTCACGCCGCATCCGTTGACCGCGCAGCTCGTTGGCCCGGTGTTCGGCTACGTCGGCGTCATCGACGAGCGGATCGACGTCGCGCTGATCGAAGCGTTGGCCGACGGCGTGCCGGGCGGCCACGTCATCCTGGTCGGTCCGATCGTCAAGATCGACGCCGCCCTCTTGCCGCGCCGCGCGAACGTGCATTTCACCGGCGGCGTCCCCTACGACGGACTGCCCTCGTGGCTGGCCGGTTTCGACGTCGCGCTGCTCCCGTTCGCGCGCAACCGCGCGACCGAGTTCATCTCGCCGACCAAGACGCTCGAGTACTTCGCGGCCGGGAAGCCGGTGATCTCGACGCCGATCGCCGACGTCGTCGCCGAGTTCGGCGACACCGTCTACCTCGCCCAGGACGCGACCGGCTTCGTCGCCGCGGCCTGCGAAGCACTCCATCCCTCGCCGGTTCGTTTGGCGCGCGGCAGGGAGCACGCGCGCGCGCGAACGTGGGACGCCATCGCCCACCGAATGCTGGATGTCATCACGCAACGCTGA